A genomic region of Corticium candelabrum chromosome 6, ooCorCand1.1, whole genome shotgun sequence contains the following coding sequences:
- the LOC134181186 gene encoding glucose-induced degradation protein 8 homolog, with the protein MDIARLFSSMSDAKEDNKGITKEDWMEELRKVRIQRSEMNRIVLDYLVTEGFKEAAEKFSQETGLKPAVDLDMLDDRIRVREAVQRGDIDEAIQLVNDYDQEILDTNPRLYFFLQQQKLIELIRESKFESAVEFAQTELSDIGEKNPEFLNELERTMALMAFEKPEESPFGDLLHVSQRQKVAGELNSAMLETQDQRTTSKLSNVLKLLLWSQSQLNERNVKYPMMTDIATATLTETQKK; encoded by the coding sequence ATGGATATCGCTCGTCTGTTCTCTTCGATGAGTGATGCGAAGGAAGACAACAAAGGCATTACGAAAGAGGATTGGATGGAGGAACTACGAAAAGTACGTATTCAGAGAAGTGAGATGAACCGTATTGTGTTGGACTACCTCGTGACGGAAGGATTCAAAGAAGCAGCCGAGAAATTTTCACAGGAAACTGGTCTGAAACCGGCAGTAGATTTAGATATGCTTGATGATAGAATACGGGTCAGAGAAGCTGTACAGAGAGGAGATATTGACGAGGCCATTCAGCTAGTCAATGATTATGATCAAGAGATATTGGACACAAATCCAAGGCTTTACTTTTtcttgcagcagcagaagctaATCGAGTTGATACGAGAAAGCAAATTTGAATCAGCTGTAGAGTTTGCACAGACAGAATTATCAGATATTGGAGAGAAAAACCCTGAATTTCTCAATGAGTTGGAACGAACAATGGCTTTGATGGCTTTTGAAAAGCCCGAAGAGTCACCATTTGGAGATCTCCTTCATGTTTCTCAACGGCAAAAGGTAGCTGGTGAGTTAAATAGTGCGATGTTGGAGACTCAGGATCAAAGGACGACATCGAAGCTGTCGAATGTGTTGAAGTTGTTACTGTGGTCGCAGAGTCAGCTAAATGAAAGGAATGTGAAATATCCTatgatgacagacatagcTACAGCAACTTTAACAGAAACACAGAAGAAATGA